A single genomic interval of Variovorax sp. PMC12 harbors:
- a CDS encoding Fur family transcriptional regulator — MRKSTAVSGTHGAQVPASSGFSEQLRSLGIRPTVIRLCVLQTLAESDSQWLGGEEVFRRMLKRGTATGLASVYRVIKELEKARLVQREWERGLGGARAVHRLRRTQTPESTVRLRCGGCNASVEVVDEALHEGLLRAAQAHGMPAGGPFTVQLACARADCVR; from the coding sequence GTGCGCAAGTCGACGGCAGTGTCAGGCACGCACGGGGCGCAGGTGCCGGCGAGCAGTGGCTTTTCAGAGCAACTGCGCAGCCTGGGTATTCGGCCCACCGTCATTCGTCTGTGCGTGCTGCAGACGCTGGCGGAAAGCGATTCGCAATGGCTCGGTGGCGAGGAAGTGTTTCGCCGCATGCTCAAGCGCGGCACGGCCACCGGCCTGGCGAGCGTCTACCGCGTGATCAAGGAGCTGGAAAAAGCCAGGCTCGTGCAGCGCGAATGGGAGCGCGGCCTGGGTGGCGCGCGCGCGGTGCACCGGCTGCGGCGCACGCAAACGCCAGAAAGCACGGTGCGCCTGCGCTGCGGGGGCTGCAACGCGAGCGTCGAGGTGGTCGACGAGGCATTGCACGAGGGCCTGCTGCGCGCGGCGCAGGCGCATGGCATGCCGGCAGGCGGGCCCTTCACGGTGCAGCTCGCCTGCGCGCGGGCGGACTGCGTTCGTTGA
- a CDS encoding LysR substrate-binding domain-containing protein: MFHQYYKSIRCFHAVAKTGGFTSAAHYLHIGQPTVTDQVKALETRFGVELFLRTGRSVRLTAVGERLYAITQGLFGQEEEAIQFLQSAHKLKAGVVRVGAVSPPIALELAHNFRQAHPSLELTVSIGSEDATLRGLQDFDIDVGIMVEPAAIEGLHIAPYRDERIVAVVPENHPWMARPSIGTGDIAGEAVILREAGSKTRHRVERACQKKNVHLNCVMEINSREAILHAVANGMGIGFVTQVEFIPLPGLAAVQIDDSELSISYSLCCLAVRKDRPLIRSLFEVALQ; encoded by the coding sequence ATGTTTCACCAGTACTACAAATCAATTCGTTGCTTCCATGCCGTGGCAAAGACAGGCGGCTTCACCTCGGCGGCGCACTATCTGCACATCGGCCAGCCCACGGTGACGGACCAGGTCAAGGCGCTGGAAACACGTTTCGGGGTCGAACTCTTCCTTCGCACCGGCCGCAGCGTCCGGCTCACCGCCGTGGGAGAACGGCTCTATGCGATCACCCAGGGGCTGTTCGGACAGGAGGAGGAAGCAATCCAGTTCCTGCAGAGCGCGCACAAGCTCAAGGCCGGCGTGGTCCGTGTGGGTGCGGTGTCTCCGCCGATCGCGCTGGAACTCGCGCACAACTTCCGGCAGGCGCATCCCTCACTGGAACTGACCGTCTCGATCGGCTCCGAAGACGCCACACTGCGGGGCCTGCAGGACTTCGACATCGACGTCGGCATCATGGTGGAGCCGGCGGCGATCGAGGGGCTGCATATTGCCCCCTATCGCGACGAGCGGATCGTAGCCGTTGTGCCCGAAAACCATCCATGGATGGCACGCCCCTCGATCGGCACCGGTGACATCGCGGGAGAGGCGGTCATCCTGCGCGAGGCCGGATCGAAGACCCGCCATCGCGTCGAACGCGCATGCCAGAAAAAGAACGTGCACCTGAACTGCGTCATGGAAATCAACAGCCGCGAGGCCATCCTTCACGCGGTCGCCAACGGCATGGGCATTGGCTTTGTCACCCAGGTGGAGTTCATTCCCCTGCCCGGCCTCGCCGCGGTCCAGATCGACGACAGCGAACTGTCGATCAGCTACTCGCTATGCTGCCTGGCGGTGCGCAAGGACCGGCCGTTGATTCGCTCCCTGTTCGAAGTGGCGCTTCAATGA
- a CDS encoding MFS transporter: MELANQGLQAGAYAQPLEHSFRRAQWRMLLAAMFCYFFFYTGRQTFGFAIPGLQKEFGLSKEVLGWASASLLWCYAIGQAINGNLADKFGGRRVMTTGAVLSCAANWVVSFAVGFKSLAIPWGVNGYFQALGWAPGSRLLSNWWGAAERGKVFGCYTFAAGCASVLSFVTSIVVVNVLQLDWRWIFRLPVLLMLVGGIAFYLIARERPEDLGFKSPDTGIANAQDAKAAGLQSTSEESSWSRYKAVIGNPKLLIAALSIGFQNAARYGLIVWVPVHFLGKDWSKMSGGMIDPVWISVALPVGMAFGALTNGWISDRVFGSKRYKAIVLYMLLGAAASVGMYVLPTSVGGLALLFLAGFFVYGPASSFWALCPDLVGAKRSGTATGVMNFFSYLLAGLGEPLIGRLLDHSGNTSMVFPIVATSCLISAFIALFIRR, translated from the coding sequence ATGGAATTGGCAAATCAAGGCTTGCAGGCCGGCGCGTATGCGCAGCCTCTGGAACATTCATTCCGGCGCGCGCAGTGGCGAATGCTGCTGGCCGCCATGTTCTGCTATTTCTTCTTCTATACGGGCCGACAGACATTCGGTTTCGCCATCCCGGGGCTGCAGAAGGAGTTCGGACTGTCGAAGGAGGTGCTCGGCTGGGCATCGGCCAGCCTTCTCTGGTGCTATGCCATCGGCCAGGCCATCAATGGCAACCTGGCTGACAAGTTCGGCGGGCGCCGCGTGATGACGACCGGCGCCGTCCTGTCGTGCGCGGCGAACTGGGTGGTGAGCTTCGCCGTCGGCTTCAAGAGCCTGGCGATTCCCTGGGGCGTCAACGGCTACTTCCAGGCGCTCGGCTGGGCGCCGGGCAGCCGCCTGCTGTCGAACTGGTGGGGTGCCGCAGAGCGGGGCAAGGTTTTCGGCTGCTACACCTTCGCCGCCGGCTGTGCATCGGTCCTGTCCTTTGTCACGTCCATCGTGGTGGTGAACGTGCTGCAACTGGATTGGCGATGGATCTTCAGGCTGCCCGTGCTGCTGATGCTCGTCGGCGGCATCGCGTTCTACCTGATCGCACGGGAGCGCCCCGAGGACCTCGGCTTCAAGTCGCCCGACACGGGTATCGCTAATGCACAGGACGCGAAGGCGGCAGGCCTGCAGAGCACGTCCGAAGAAAGCTCCTGGTCGCGCTACAAGGCGGTCATCGGCAACCCGAAGCTGCTCATCGCGGCGCTTTCCATCGGTTTCCAGAATGCCGCGCGGTACGGGCTGATCGTCTGGGTACCGGTGCATTTCCTCGGCAAGGACTGGAGCAAGATGTCCGGCGGGATGATCGATCCCGTGTGGATCTCCGTCGCGCTGCCAGTGGGCATGGCCTTCGGTGCGCTCACCAACGGATGGATCTCGGATCGCGTCTTCGGCTCCAAGCGCTACAAGGCCATCGTGCTCTACATGCTGCTCGGCGCTGCCGCCTCCGTCGGCATGTATGTGCTGCCCACCAGCGTCGGCGGCCTGGCGCTGCTTTTCCTGGCCGGCTTCTTCGTCTACGGTCCCGCCTCTTCGTTCTGGGCCCTGTGTCCTGACCTCGTCGGGGCCAAGCGGTCGGGAACTGCCACCGGCGTCATGAACTTCTTCTCGTACCTGCTGGCGGGCCTCGGCGAACCGCTGATCGGACGGTTGCTGGATCACTCGGGCAACACCTCGATGGTCTTCCCGATCGTGGCCACGAGTTGCCTCATCAGCGCTTTCATCGCGCTGTTCATTCGTCGCTGA
- a CDS encoding cyclic peptide export ABC transporter — MQTQPASAKASDLLRLLQPFTPWIALSSVTGIGAGVATVALLATINEVLSRPGGMAGGLLLTFVALCALALVGRAVSDISNNVVGQRLVAQVRKDLAQKILAAPIDALERYRMHRLMPVLTQDVDMISDVAFMLAATMISLAIALGCLGYLAWLSLPLFGLLVVAMLIGVAVQTWAHGRGIAGFFQSREQEELLHKAYRGISEGAKELRMHRARRARVYEEQIARTVDNIRDINRRAINIFVLATSFGSALFFLLIALILGWAAWRTTDPVVLSGFVLVLLFIKGPIDQIVGALPHLGRARVAFERIADLSARFATPEPHLHLGSPPTSPPLRNAIELSGVRYAFDTPEGSEAFSLGPVDLQIGRSEIVFVVGDNGSGKTTLIKLLLGLYVPQQGEVVLDGKPITPETRDDYRQLFTTVFSDFYLFEDLVAGEEGGHQALPETALPYLQRLEIAHKVSVKDGAFSTTDLSTGQRKRLALVHAYLEGRPVLVFDEWAADQDPTFRHLFYTELLPELRAKGHSLVVISHDDRYFHVADRIVHMKAGRIAQDTKAPAPGLAA, encoded by the coding sequence ATGCAAACCCAACCCGCCAGCGCCAAGGCGTCCGACCTTCTTCGGCTGCTGCAACCCTTCACTCCCTGGATCGCGCTCTCGTCCGTCACCGGCATCGGAGCGGGCGTGGCCACCGTGGCGCTGCTGGCAACCATCAACGAGGTGCTCAGCCGACCCGGCGGCATGGCCGGCGGCCTGCTGCTGACCTTCGTCGCGCTGTGCGCCCTGGCGCTCGTCGGCCGCGCGGTGTCCGACATCTCGAACAACGTCGTGGGCCAGCGGCTGGTCGCGCAGGTGCGCAAGGACCTGGCCCAGAAAATTCTCGCGGCGCCCATCGATGCGCTGGAGCGCTACCGCATGCACCGGCTGATGCCCGTGCTCACGCAGGACGTGGACATGATCAGCGACGTGGCCTTCATGCTGGCCGCCACCATGATTTCCCTGGCCATCGCGCTGGGCTGCCTGGGCTACCTCGCGTGGCTGTCGCTGCCGCTGTTCGGCCTGCTGGTGGTGGCGATGCTGATCGGCGTGGCAGTCCAGACCTGGGCCCACGGTCGTGGCATCGCGGGCTTCTTCCAGTCGCGCGAACAGGAAGAGCTGCTGCACAAGGCCTACCGCGGCATCAGCGAAGGCGCCAAGGAACTGCGCATGCATCGTGCCCGCCGCGCCAGGGTGTACGAGGAGCAGATCGCCCGCACCGTCGACAACATCCGCGACATCAACCGCCGCGCGATCAACATCTTCGTGCTGGCCACGTCCTTCGGCTCGGCACTGTTTTTTCTGCTGATCGCGCTGATCCTCGGCTGGGCCGCCTGGCGCACGACCGACCCGGTGGTGCTCAGCGGCTTCGTGCTCGTGCTGCTGTTCATCAAGGGGCCGATCGACCAGATCGTCGGTGCCCTGCCGCACCTGGGCCGCGCCAGGGTGGCGTTCGAGCGCATCGCCGACCTGTCGGCCCGCTTCGCCACGCCGGAGCCGCACCTGCACCTCGGCTCCCCGCCGACTTCACCGCCGCTGCGCAACGCCATCGAGCTGAGCGGCGTGCGCTACGCGTTCGACACGCCAGAGGGCAGCGAGGCCTTCTCGCTGGGGCCGGTCGACCTGCAGATCGGGCGCAGCGAGATCGTCTTCGTCGTGGGCGACAACGGCTCGGGCAAGACCACGCTCATCAAGCTGCTGCTCGGGCTCTACGTGCCGCAGCAGGGCGAGGTCGTGCTCGACGGAAAGCCCATCACACCCGAGACGCGCGACGACTACCGCCAGCTGTTCACCACCGTGTTCTCCGACTTCTATCTGTTCGAGGATCTCGTTGCCGGCGAGGAGGGCGGCCACCAGGCGCTGCCCGAGACCGCGCTGCCCTACCTGCAGCGGCTGGAGATCGCGCACAAGGTGTCTGTGAAGGACGGCGCGTTCAGCACCACCGATCTGTCTACGGGCCAGCGCAAGCGGCTCGCGCTGGTGCACGCCTACCTGGAAGGCCGCCCCGTGCTGGTGTTCGACGAATGGGCCGCCGACCAGGACCCGACCTTCCGCCATCTTTTCTACACCGAGCTGTTGCCCGAGCTGCGCGCCAAAGGGCATTCGCTGGTGGTCATCTCGCACGACGACCGCTACTTCCACGTGGCCGACCGCATCGTCCACATGAAGGCCGGGCGCATCGCGCAGGACACCAAGGCGCCGGCGCCAGGCCTTGCGGCCTGA
- the psrA gene encoding iron-containing alcohol dehydrogenase PsrA — MLHAFHNPVSIHCGQGSLGQLPGILAGRRVVVVTFPEARELGLVAQLRELLKDSLLGVIDDVRPNPDVAHLSALYNRFWESAEACDAVVAVGGGSAIDTAKALMVGTASGRFDELVGLLAAGRPFVPASVKPLIAVPTTAGTGSEVTPWATIWDAANQKKYSLHLDATWPEAAIVDPDLMLSVPAGTTISTGLDALSHALESVWNVNANPISDALAISAVEDIFECLPALASDLRNIELRERMALAALKAGLAFSNTKTALAHSISYEMTLRHGLAHGIACSFTLPLVLEKAWARSPDRDRTLRRLFGPDLRIAARRLRDFLQGLGVKTEFADYGVADSEAAAMIARAMDGARGKNFIGAVSA, encoded by the coding sequence ATGCTTCACGCATTTCACAACCCAGTTTCCATTCACTGCGGCCAAGGCAGCCTCGGGCAGCTTCCAGGCATCCTTGCCGGTCGGCGTGTGGTGGTCGTCACGTTTCCGGAAGCGCGCGAGCTTGGGCTGGTCGCACAGCTGCGCGAGCTCCTGAAAGACTCTTTGCTCGGAGTCATCGACGACGTGCGCCCGAACCCCGATGTGGCGCACCTGTCGGCCCTCTACAACCGATTCTGGGAGTCGGCCGAGGCCTGCGACGCCGTCGTCGCCGTGGGCGGCGGCAGCGCGATCGACACCGCCAAGGCGTTGATGGTCGGCACGGCCAGCGGCCGTTTCGACGAACTGGTGGGTCTGCTTGCGGCCGGCAGGCCCTTCGTGCCGGCCAGCGTCAAGCCGCTGATAGCCGTGCCGACCACGGCGGGCACCGGCAGCGAGGTGACGCCTTGGGCCACGATCTGGGATGCCGCGAACCAGAAGAAGTATTCGCTGCACCTGGATGCTACCTGGCCGGAGGCGGCCATCGTCGATCCCGACCTGATGCTCTCGGTGCCGGCGGGCACCACCATTTCGACGGGGCTCGATGCGCTGTCGCACGCGCTGGAGTCGGTGTGGAACGTGAACGCGAACCCGATCTCAGACGCCTTGGCCATCTCCGCCGTCGAAGACATTTTCGAGTGCCTGCCGGCACTGGCTTCCGACCTTCGCAACATCGAATTGCGCGAGCGCATGGCGCTGGCTGCGCTCAAGGCCGGGCTTGCGTTCTCCAACACGAAGACGGCCCTGGCCCACTCCATCTCATATGAAATGACGCTGCGGCACGGATTGGCGCACGGCATTGCCTGTTCGTTCACGCTGCCGCTGGTTCTCGAGAAGGCATGGGCACGATCCCCCGATCGGGACCGCACGCTGCGGCGCCTCTTCGGGCCGGACCTTCGCATCGCCGCCCGGCGTCTGCGCGACTTCCTGCAGGGACTCGGCGTGAAGACCGAGTTCGCGGACTACGGCGTGGCGGACAGCGAAGCCGCTGCCATGATCGCGCGCGCGATGGACGGGGCGCGCGGAAAGAACTTCATCGGGGCGGTTTCCGCCTAG
- the fhuF gene encoding siderophore-iron reductase FhuF, with amino-acid sequence MIPLLVPIFQGEWAAYGEALACAPQPPAGALRVADLVADPALLAGLLQAHARHLRVRKPDLRPVASAWSMHYLNALLPPVTAAASLLQHVFPMAPAQVWLSLAEGAVPQRFHIPHEGQPFPGADTAARYAGLLGEHLAPLFEQLTRLTRIAPKILWGNAARYLEPVLEQGLALSGHAPSIAKDLQYLLHQPRWDGEENPMFAVQRKVVRMHSGMPEHLSLHRQCCLYYLLPEEGYCGACPLAPEFRKTAA; translated from the coding sequence ATGATTCCCCTGCTGGTGCCGATCTTCCAGGGCGAATGGGCGGCCTACGGCGAGGCGCTGGCATGTGCGCCGCAGCCACCGGCCGGCGCGCTGCGGGTGGCCGACCTCGTCGCCGATCCCGCGCTGCTCGCCGGGCTGCTGCAGGCGCACGCGCGCCACCTGCGGGTGCGCAAGCCCGACCTGCGCCCGGTGGCCTCGGCCTGGAGCATGCATTACCTGAATGCCCTGCTGCCACCGGTGACGGCGGCGGCCAGCCTGCTGCAGCACGTCTTTCCGATGGCGCCGGCGCAGGTCTGGCTTTCATTGGCCGAAGGGGCCGTGCCGCAACGTTTTCACATTCCGCACGAAGGGCAGCCGTTTCCGGGCGCCGACACGGCGGCGCGCTACGCGGGACTGCTCGGTGAGCACCTGGCCCCGCTCTTCGAGCAACTGACACGTCTCACGCGCATTGCGCCGAAGATTCTGTGGGGCAACGCGGCGCGCTACCTGGAGCCCGTGCTCGAACAAGGACTGGCATTGAGCGGGCATGCGCCATCCATCGCGAAAGACCTCCAGTACCTGCTGCATCAGCCGCGCTGGGACGGCGAGGAGAATCCGATGTTCGCGGTGCAACGCAAGGTCGTGCGGATGCACTCGGGCATGCCCGAGCATCTCTCGCTGCACCGGCAGTGCTGTCTCTACTACCTGCTGCCCGAAGAAGGCTATTGCGGCGCATGTCCGCTGGCGCCGGAATTCCGCAAGACGGCTGCTTAA